Part of the Mauremys mutica isolate MM-2020 ecotype Southern chromosome 1, ASM2049712v1, whole genome shotgun sequence genome is shown below.
CAGGAAACTTATTTAAGCCTAATGATATGCAAGGTTGGGTGGCTGCTTTAGGGAGATGGTAATTCTGTTTAACTGAGACTTTTTAGGTGACGTAATGGTTCAAATTGGTGTTTAGCTCTTTTTGCTTCAGTATCATGCTGGTTCTGTGTGTCTGTTCTAGCTACAGCTTGCAGTTACACCTTACATGCAACACAAAATACTTCATCACTACCTGCTGTTACCTGCTAACCTGTATTTTCCATACCAACTGCACCTGTTCAGTGTCCTACTGCAGTGCCTCCACTCCATGGACCTGTCCAGTAACGTGAAAAAATTGCTGCAGCATTACCATTGAAATGACATCATCTACTAATCAGGGAAATGTATCACTAGCTCTGGGGATCATTTTATCTCTAGGTCTCTCATTCAAATCCAGCTCAGAGCAGCAGTGACTATCGCTCGTTGAACATTTCTGATGAAAACCAAAAAACTCATGCTTCCCCCCACTCAGACATTTTCTAGTAGTAAGCTACTGAATGATAGCTGTTacatctgatggctgttcagtcACCTGTAGGACATTTTAGTAACCATAGATAATCTCTCTACTAAGAAATTGGACTATCTCAACTGTGCCATTTGCTGGCAGTCTCAGGAGTGAAATCAAGCAAGGAATGGGCATGGAGACTCAAATGTTCTCTCATTTCTAGAGATGACCTCTCCAAATCAGCATTCAGTTATGCTGATGGGTGATGTTGGGAAGCTTGTATATCTGCTGCCTCCTCCAAACCTATTCTGTGCAGAAATAAGGTTCAGAGCTAGTACATTTTCTGAACCATGAAACTGACCAAATTGGCAAGAGGAAAAAAGTACATGGGTAAAGATACTATTTTAAACAAGATGCAACGCTTGAGTAGTTTCCACAGTATGAGGCTGTAGGACTGTGTGCCAGCATAACATGAGAAGGCCATACTTCCAACAATGAAGAGCTTAATAGCATTAGTCAGTTCACACTACATGAGGTGAACAGGCTGACTGCTTGAAATTAGACCCtatccaggggtgagctggagccggtttgcaggaaccggttgttaaatttagaagcggttttagaatcgcttgttaactggcttccctgggagggaagctttgatgggctccggccgggaggcctgtaattcctcctcccagccaccggggggcgctgcgcagCTCTGAGAgagccatgtgggctgcctcctggccctgttgctgctgctgctccttcgacctctggccctggggctcctgctgctgctgcctggtgggttcggggctgctcccagccgctctcccccagggccgcccagaggggggggcaaagggggcaatttgccccgggctccgcaggggcccccaagagaacagcggaggctcccgcctccgcccctctcctggagcctcagcgcttgatgtctccggcggagcccctgagccccaccctgctcagagccgcgtggggagggggcggggctgggagctccgctccctcccctcggcgtggagctcccagccccgccccctcaccacgcggctctgagcgggacggggctcaggccccgccagccacacgctgccgctgttccggcgaggcgctgagactccgggcgaggagggagccgggggtaagaggctggggctggggggaagcgggacccgccgcggaagcgcagcccggtcttcggcggcggggggcccttccgttctgggacccaccgccgaagtgccccaaagacccacggcggggacccccctccgccgcacttcggcggcgggtcctgcttcggcggtaattcggcggcgggggtacccgccgcgggtctttggggcactttggcggcgggtcccggaacggaagggccccccaccgccgaagaccccgggcccccggaatcctctgggcggccctgctctccccctgtgagtgtctgcgccccctgcccgcagccagcccctgtctgcaccccctgcccacagcccctgccaccccccctgtCCCCGCCACAGCccgtctgcaccacctgcccgcagccagctcctgttgcagccagcccgtgtcacactccctgactccagctagccctgccccacgcccctgtctgcagccagccccatgcccactggtgccctgcagttcccagggcagtaaccctgcacacctgcttcaatgaggggggcagggagcagctgggacccacacatgtgcacaccctagggtgaccagacagcaagtgtgaaaaatcgggacgggggtgaggggtaataggagcctatataagaaaaagacccaaaaattgagactgtccctataaaattgggacatcgggtcaccctagcacacccccagggagtggcggggacccacacatgtgaagcggagctcatttctagttcaggtctatctttttaaaaaagaactttaggtaaggttaacatacatctgtattttcccggagatgtcaggcttttaggttcttaaatcgctgtctgggtggtaaattttaaaaattcctcccgggaaaatacggacgtatggtaaccctattgatacaaaaaatacatactgtggcacatcccttaaatcagaactttttatagggaaccggttgttaagattttagcagctcatcactgacccTATCAAATACTGTGGTTTAGGTCCAAGAGATGTCAACAGTAAGCAGCAAAAGAAAATTGCAACCCGTATGTGGAGTTGAGAAGAGCAGGAAGGTCGTGGAGAAATGAGTAAGCTGATAATATAATTTTTAAACCACCTGGCAAATAAGTAGCTGCCTTCGACCCATGGCTAAGATAAGGGAGGGCAAGAGCTGGAAGTGTACTTATTTAAGAACAATGACAAGCTGGACCTATCAGCAAACCAATGGATCCCTCTTAAGCAGGACTTTTTCTATCATGCATCTCCACACCATTATTTTACCCCAGCTATCTGCATTTAAACATTACCAGGGACCTATGTTGGACACAGTTTAATGGGGGAACCTAGGGTCAACCCTGGCCAGCTAGCCTGGATTCAGAGATGTTGAACTGTGTTTATACTGTATTCCTACTGGCGTTTCAAATTATTTTAGTGAGCACAATTTTTTGAAAACATCGGTTTTCCTAGACTAGACAAGGCTTAATTGGAGAGGGGACAGAATGTTGGAGCCAGGCAATTCCACAAGGGTTGGGATTAGCAGAGGGGACAGCAGCTGGAGTGAGGAATAGGAAGGAGAGCAGGGGACtgtgtgggagggagaagagaaacaaaatgggggagaagaggagtaGGGTAGAGAGAAGACAAAGTAAGATTCAGCAGAGACTTGCTGCCACAGGTCCCCTGCTGGCCCTGGATCCTTGCCAGTGGTGGAGCACAGGGGTCAGAGCATGAATGGGTAACTCATCTAATTTAAAACTAACTCAGTCACTATAATTTAGGTGGGGAATCCCCATAGGGTTGATATAACATGTGCAATATGTGACACAATGCATTTTGTGGCTTCCCTCTACATCCGCAGAGGTCACTGTAGCCCTTGCACTTACTCCTCTTCTGCTGACTCCGTATCTTCCACTCCACTTCTTGCAGATGGACCAATCCACCAGTTCATGATTTCATTATTTGTGAGAGGCATAACAGCTGCAGTTTAGGAATTTTAGGAAGAGGAACATGGTGTTCATAGGAGACACAAATCTACAAGAATCTTATATGAGCCACTGGATTTGGTACTATGAATGGATCAGTTCCAGCTTTGTGCTCCAAATCTTCCTCCTGCTGCCCGTCACATCTCTGCATTCCTCTCCCAGTGCCCTTCTCCAATCTTTCTCCTGTTACCAGCCCCAACCCACTTATTCTTAACCCCcgccccgacacacacacatgcacgtgcGACAGCAGACAGAAAACAGAATGATGCTTCTCCCTCATCTGTGTCCTGTTTGACTctgccaggatttcatcctctcCACTCTGAGGTGAAGGGAACAGTTTGACCCTAtgttgctattaaaaaaaaaaaaagtgaaatgggATCTGGGTGTCTAAAGTTAGCATTTTTATTATAGCTAAAGCAGTTTTATTTGAGGAGACCAGGAGGGTTACAAATACTTAAACTGGATAGTTGCaataattcttttaaaatattgtaattcAACAAGCACTTCCTATTGATAACAAATGTGAACTAATTTATATCCACATGAAAACCAGTAAATGTGGCCAGTTCCATTCcattgatttattattattattttattattatacatGGCCAGAGTAACTGTAAGCACTACAGAACAGAGTTGGATGGAAGGTTAAATGCTATTTTGAGACTCTTATTCTCTTGCTAATCATACGCTCTCTGAAGATTCATTATTGGAAGCATAATTTGACTACCATTACAACAGATTCTACTTTAGGCTTCCAGGCGGCAGCAGCTTGATGGTGCTACGGAAGTTAGCCATTAATTTTTAAATGGTATGAATGAATATTAAAATGTAATCACCAGAGAAACAAACTaagtttttttcatttatttcttaATATCACAGCTGTACAATTTTCATACATACAGAAGGAAATGCACATTGGATACACAATGGCATTTGGCTGCATTTCCAATTATAATACAGTAAGTGCAACTCCACTTAAAAATTTACATTTATACACCTTATACAAATTAAAGATTGCTACACTATTATCTGTGACAGTATAAAGCTTGATTTATGGTAAGTTTAATTACTAAACCACTTCCTGGTTAAATATAAAATGTActcaatcattttaaaatggcCCTTGTGGTACTCGGCCAGTATATAAAATATTTGTCATGTAAAATTTAaccatttactttttttaaaaaataatcttctAACGCTATTTAAACATTTGTTATTGAACTGTTATACTGACACACACTGTAGCAGAAGTCATATTTTACCTTCTTGTTTGATCTTGCATTGGTCATCAGTGAAAGAAATTAAATTTGTAATGTACTGTTGTTTTATTCAAATACAACCGGATGGCTAAATATTTGACAGTTTGCTGGAAAGGTAAATAACATTCCTCtataaagaaaaatgaaattacaTTTAAGAAATATTTGTTATCTAAATGTTAATGGGTATAGTGCTACCAGcacaaaaaagaaatattatatTGTCTTTAGCTCCATCCGAACACTAAATTTAAACGCTTATTACATGTTTATTAATGTTGGTCGCCAGACCACTTTCTTTTTACAGCTGTatcaaatggaaaaaacaaaattgCTCTTATTGCCGTCCCTATAACAGGAATGGTTTTGTTTCTAACctcctttaaaaatatacattttacaaTCCTTGCACCTCAACAAAGGTGACACTGACAATAAATAcactggttggttggttttttatttttcttcgcAATCAAGAGTCTACAAACTACCTATTGTAGGCCCTTTCTTTTTTAGATTTCTCCAGTGCCTTGTCCATAGTTTTCTCATTTTCTCCTCTACATTTAGGGCAGTACCATTTGCCCTTTGGTTTATGATTGAGTCCCACACATGAAAAATGAAACCACTCAATTGGGCACTCATCATTATCACATCCTATCATTTCTCCATAGGAGACTTGGTTACACAAACAGTATGTTGGCTCATTGGGATCAATAGGAAGATCCGCAGGGGAAGCCTCCCTCTCTGCTTTAGCCTTAGACCTCTTCTTTTTCTTGGATGtttttgctttcttctcctttggcGTTCCTGAGGTGATGTCATCATGATCATGATTATTAGAAGCATTTTCTCGATTTTCATTATTTCTTTGCCTCCTAGACCTCTTATTGTTGGGCTTTTCAGCCTGAGTGATTGTCTCATTCTTTGACTTATCTTGGCTGGCTTTGCCACTGTTTCCAGTGGTCTCATTAGTCTCTTGACAGGTCTCAAATAGTTCCACATGACTGTCCACTTGCCTGGTTCTATTCTCAACAAGTTCCACCATCTGACTGACAATTTGGATCTTTTCATCTCCCAGTTCCTGACTCCGGATCAGTGCTCTCTGTATGCAATGcaacagtcttctcttctgcacggCATCAGTCTCTCGTTTGAACTTTTCATAATAATCATCCAGCTCCTTTAAGATCtctgcaaagggaaaaaaaagtaaaactctAAATATTCTGCACATACAGAATGGCTGAACAAAACTTTCCCATACTACTGCCTCCCAAAAGCAGCACTACTTTCTTGTAAAGTACAAAGCTTATCAAAAGGCAGCCACACTGAAGTTGTAATCTGACAACAAGTTGCTCACATCTACAACTGATTAGTTGGTCTCTCTGGAACAGAATGCAAATGCCAtctaaaataatttcattttagaCTGTTACACTCTGTGCGAGTTTTGTGGGTGCAGCAGTATGTGACGTCTATGAAGCAGCTTGTCACAATGAAAAGAAGTTACAGATTGCCAGGTTAGTGGCCTAGATCTTCAAGACTTTTCCTTTTAGACAAATCAATGAAGTAAAAGAAGATTATTTTGTATTTCCATCATTGGCAACTACAAAATTTTGTTCTAAAGCCAGAACTAAGAAATATCATAGTGGTTTTTCAGACCATCTTTCACGTATTAACATTAACACTCTGCTAAAGAATAAAAATCTCCCCCCCAAACCAAAGATGACAGGACTGCCATTTACATTTTGGTCACAAGAAATGGTTGAAACAGGCAGAGGGAGAGCGAGTGAGTTAATCACTGCAGAAAACAGATGCTGAGTTATTTAGTAATGGCTATCGTACTTGACTGCTGATGCACAAGAATTCTGAATGCTGTGAGGTGGGTCCTGAGCTACAGTGAGCTCTATTCAATACCGCCGGGATGGGGGTTAAAAGtgtctctaaggccttgtctacactacacagtcaACACAAGTTATGTCGACAATCAAAAATTGGTATAATTAAATCACTTGTGCATGTTAACACAACACTCCTTCTATCGGCGGAGCACACCCACAGCTGGTGCTCTAGCATcgacagagagcagtgcactgtgggtattTATCCCACTGTGCTACTCACCATCTTCTGCAGCTAGGAGTTCTGGGAAGGCAGAATGGATTGAAGTGCACCATGGGTGAGGGATCAATATCTCATGATGCAGTTTTTTCTATACCATGATTCCATGGGCTTTCTACTGTGTTTTGTGGCATTTTTCAATGGCCTCTGTTTACTGTGCACTCGCAATCTCTGTCTGAaaggatggatcctgcactgctctctacTGTTGTAATCACTGTTATGACCACACCATGGCTGGTCATACAGTACATCGTGAGCACTCAATTTAAACAGGAATCAGAGGTGCCTGACCTgttgtgtgccatggaaagaaacaacaccagattgcttttggcattcatggaACAGCTGCACATGGTGAACCATCACTTTTGGGATCAGGAAACAAGCGCTGAGTGGTGGGATCGCATTGCTATGCCGGTCTGGgttgatgagcagtggctgcaaaacttttggctgcagaaagccaccttcctggaactatGTGCAGAGCTTGCCCCAGCAGTGCAgcacaaagacaccaaaatgagagctgccctctgaGTGGAGACGTGCATGGCAATCGTtgtgtggaagctggtgactccagACTGCTATCAGTTGGTCGTGAATCAGTTTGGAGTCTGGAAGTCGACCATTGGAGCTATGTTAACGTAAGTGTGTAAGgcaattaatcacatcctgctacaaaggactgtgactcttggcaatctGTGTGAAACAGTGGATGGCTCTGCAGCAATTGGATTCCCTAAGTGAGACAGAgcaatagatggcacgcatatcccAATTTTGACACCAGAACACCTTGCAACtgagtacatcaatagaaaggggtatttctccatggtgttgcaggcacttgtggatcaccataggcgtttcactgacatcaacgtggggTGGTCCaaaaaggtgcatgacacatgcatcttcgGGAACACTGgtctgtacagaaagctgcaagcagagactttcttcccagactagAAGATTCCAATGGGGGatattgaaatgcccatagtgatcctgggaaacACGACCTATCCCTTACtgtcatggctcatgaagccttacacgagaaacctggacagcagcaaggagcacttcaacCAATAGGCTGTAGAATGTacatttggcagattaaaagcagGCTGGCACTGCCTTTATGACAAGTTAGacctaaatgaggaaaatattcccaagGTTATAGCAGCCTGCTGggtgctccataatatttgtgaggctAAAGATGAGACGGTTCCTGCAGAGTGGTGTGTGGAGACGGATCACCCGGCGGCTGATTTTGAGCAATCAGATACCAGGGCTGAGGTGCACCGGGGGGAGAGGAAAAGCAATTTGAattagggaggctttgaggcaacaaTTTGACAATCAGCTCCAGTAATGTTTCATTCTATACAGCACTCTGCCATGCTTCGTTAACTTGCCACATTGTATGAAAATGTTGATGATTCTTGACCGGGATGTATAGTCAGCAAACGATGAAATTGCCACTGTATATTAATTCCAGCATCAAGTACCATGTTTTGAAGATAAATAAAGATTGGTTATCAttcaaaaagtttgtttttattaaataccaatTAATAACACACACAAAAGGCTTGCTGGGAAGGGAAATAACAATGAAGGGCAGTGTACACTCTCATAGCTGTGTGCAAGTCCAGCTATCATTTTGTGTGGGAGGAGTTTAGGGAGGGCATGAAAAACAGTTCTGTATCAGCTGCAGGGTGGTTGACCACACATGAATTCTGCCTGCAGCGTGATTAGATGTTTCTCCTCCATCACTTTTATCATCTTCTCTTGGCCCATTAAAATTGGCTCCTGGCTCTCCTTTCTGTCCTGCCTATtgtataattttcttttaaaatctctctctgcaATCTGCGTTCTTGTTTTTCGGCCTCTGAGGATTGGAGCACCTCTCggaacatgtcctccttgcttcCTTATCTGGCAGAGGTGCTCTGTCAGTGTGTAGGGTGTTCcactgaaggccacatctgcagaagcacaagaaacaataaACCGAAGTATGAATTTTAGTGCACGCACCACATCAACTCATTAGAGTAAAatgcaccttttaaaaaaaatcttttaaaaaatattaatcagTTTCTCACTGTCTCTTGGCAAGCACACAGCTCAACGAACACCCTAAATATGGTGAGGTAGGCCAGggggatggtgggggtggggtgggggggtgcgctCAAGGTGGGGCAAAGGGTCTCAGTGTTTTTTTAAGGGGACTAGGGACAATTTtgtaaattctgccaccattttccacaggcagaGGTCACTGAAGACACTATCTCACTCCTGAAGGTAAGCAAGGATGTAAGGGTGCATCTCTTGCATGCTTACAGCTTCAGACTGGGTCCCCTATGCTGCTCGCCTACGTGccgctttggtccctgcacaagtgattgccgatgggggaaggaaggaacaaagtagctctgccaaggaaccttcagcagaggattggcGAGTACCTCCACGAAAGTTTCCTAGatatctctctggaggattcccatgaAATCTCAGTGTGCATTAACATGCTGTTCCACCGCACTGCTTTGCTGCACAGGGTAATGTAAAGCACATGTCAACACAGCTActcttgtacatttctatcccttcaCCCACTTCTACAATATATGCAAAGCAAAGGACCGCTCTACTTCATATAACCAAGCAGCATCAACTCAAAAAGATCACTTACCAGAGCTCTCCTCTGCCACATCATGCGCACCAGAGATggactgctgggactggctagacccctcCGGAGTGGAAAAGAGTTCCTGACTCACCAAACCACGCGCTCCACATCATCCTCCAACTCGACCTCCTCATACACAACTTTGTCCTCGGGGCCGAGTCCGCTGTCTGCAGCCCCATGTAAGTATCAAGGGGGCTCTTGGCATTGGAGGTGGGGTTGCTGCCGAGGATGgtgtccagctccttatagaagcagCAGGTCTTCAGCACAGCACCAGAGTGATGCTTTGACTctcttgccttctggtacacctgcctcagctcctttattttTGCACAGTATTGATGCATGTTCCATTTGTAGCCCTTATCCAACACTCCAGAAGAAATCTgactgtaagggtacgtctacactacccgccggatcggcagatAGTGATCGAtgtatcagggattgatttatcgtgtctagtgtagatgcgataaatcgatccccgatcgctctgacATCGACTGTACTCTACCAcagcgagaggtggaagcggagtcaacaggggagcggcGGTAGTCGACTCCGTGCTGTGAGGACAcgaggtaagttgacctaaggtacgtcaacttcagctacgctattctcccCCCGACAGCATAGATCAGGCCTAAGTATCAgagttcctacagctggagcagagctggcactgcac
Proteins encoded:
- the ING1 gene encoding inhibitor of growth protein 1 encodes the protein MKMLSPANGEQLHLVNYVEDYLDSIESLPFDLQRNVSLMREIDAKYQEILKELDDYYEKFKRETDAVQKRRLLHCIQRALIRSQELGDEKIQIVSQMVELVENRTRQVDSHVELFETCQETNETTGNSGKASQDKSKNETITQAEKPNNKRSRRQRNNENRENASNNHDHDDITSGTPKEKKAKTSKKKKRSKAKAEREASPADLPIDPNEPTYCLCNQVSYGEMIGCDNDECPIEWFHFSCVGLNHKPKGKWYCPKCRGENEKTMDKALEKSKKERAYNR